The genomic window actgctgccgagccattcggtccctagtctgtagcggtgcattggcaCATAACAATATGCCCTTAGAGGTGGGGGACCAGGCTGTAAAATGTCATATCCGTGATAGGCTGTCAGTTCTTTTTCAGACCTAGACATTTTTAGCATGTCTTTATTTGCACGTAATATTTGAATGACCCGCTTCCCTGTACCCCTCTGTGTCTGTTGTAAAAACCGAGGACCTTTTTTGGTGTTTTAAAAGACACATTAATACCCGAACATTCCCAGCTGTTATCCAAAACATTTTGTGCTCCAGTGATGCTAAACGAAGAATTTGCATCTTGGTAGATTTTAGGGCCAAGGccgttttcttttttaattttacctGGAGCAAATTTATAGGATTATTTGCCTGCTTTTGCAGTTGTGACAAGAAACTTAACTTATTTTTCATGACCTCCAGGTCTCTACTGTTTATCATTCCGGCTTTAAATTTAACTCCTCCTAATATGGCGTCTGCTACATCGTCGTTTTTCTCGGCCATTGGAGGGTTGATGTGTTTTTATGTAGGCCGTTATAATTGGAAGGGAGTAGGGTGAACATTTAGGTTCCCATTTACTACGGGGTATTGAACAGTACTTTACAAGAACGGTTAGGATTGTTCCTGCCtaaacaggtttattttatgGATATGGTAACTGTGGGTAGCTGGAACATCAGATGGCATCCCCATAGGGACCCTCTATTTTAACCCCTCTTTCCCAGTGGTTTGGTATTCCTGTGGTGTTTATAAGGTGAACTGTAAGTCCCACTTCCCCTTCCCTGGTGCACACATTGGTATTTTTTAAGGGTTTTCAAAGCTGGCTACTGCTTTTATCACAGCATATTCCACAAGGATCACAGGTAGGAATCCATGACTGGTTGGCAGGGAGtgaattattccttaaatattggCTTACGAGGAGGGCTGCATCTTCTCCCAGCATCTTCTCCCCTGCATCTTCTCCCCTGCATCTTCTGAGCGCTCTAGTTATCCGGGCGCTGAAAGTTCCCAGAAGCAGGTAGAGCCAGACCTTACACCGGAGTCTCTTTCTCTGTGGATTAAATTTGCGGTGGCAAAGCAGCGCCTCGTGCTCGGGTGCCAGGACGTCCTTTTCTGCAAAGAATCCAAACATCGTTATCGTTGTAAACCGCTTAATTTGCGACACGTGGGACCCGTTTCCCTTTTCCAGCGTGTTCAATGTGGTTTACCAGTGGGCTAAGGCGGTCCCCGGTGGAATAAGGGCCTACCCATTTGGAGTCCAGTGAGGGGCCCCTTCTTTCATTTTAAGGGACATGGCTTGGTCCCCTGTTTCCCACGGGGCTGCCCTTTGTGGGCCTTTGTTTCCGAATCCTGTGTCTGACGGCCGGATTACCCCGATACGGGAGGGTGGTTTCATTTTCCTGTAACTCTTCCGGCCGTGGCAAAGACTTATGCCGGGTCTGTTACCGCTTTCGTTTTCACCCCGCGCCGGGTAGCGAGGCTCCGCCATGAGGCGCTGGGTGTCCAGACAGAATCTGGAAGGGTGGAATTTCTGGTCTTAGTCTGCGACTGCTCTGGCTGGCCGCCAACATCAGAGGCTGTTTATTTAGccaggtttttttctctctgtgtgaTTCACTACCTCCTGGCGTGCTTCCTTAACAGGGCGGCTCCCGCGCTCCCTGGCCTGAGGCCGGTATGGCATCTGGAgcgtttgtttaatttttaagccTTGTGTTATTGTGgtgaagaagttttttttataAAGACGCCCCCATTGTTCGAAGCCACTATCTCGGGGGTGCCATATTTACACCCGACCTCAGTAAAAAAGCTTTTTGGCCACTACCCTGGTGCTGTTATTTCTAGTGGGAAATGCCTCACCCTGCAAAGGCATGAATTATTACCAATAAATGCTGGGATTTGAAAAATCAATTTGAACCCTGGGCCGCGGCCCGAGCCGTCCTTGGCGCCTCGTGGGTTGCCCGTGTGGAGGGCGAGCCTTGCCCTGAGCGCACCGCACGCCGTTTCGCACCCGCGCTTTCACATCCTTCTCCCATTCGGCTGCTTGCTTCAGCCCTCTTAAAATCCCTCCCACTCCTTCATGCACCAACAGACGGGCTAGAGTAAGTCACTCCTGGCTCTCTGCTTTTCCTGGAACTCGGTTCGGGCCTTCTGTGGGGCCATTTGTTGGCTCAGATGCGTCAGCACGGACGTCCCTTTTCGGACTGCCTATTGCAATGGCTATGTCAAGCTCTCGGGCTAGTGTAGCTGCCCGATTGTTCCCGGCGGCCTCCCTACCCGCTCCTGTACCGTGCGCCTTCACACGTCGCACCTTGAGCTGTTTCGGGTTCTTGGTTACCCTCCGGTACATTGTTTAGACGTGTGAGCACAGACCCTCGTTTCCCTTGTATGGAACTGGGCAAGGTTTGTCTTTATGCGCCGCCTTTTCCCCGTTCCGACACCAATCCTCTATTcaaaactgtattttctttttacacagaCATCACCGTCAGTCAGCACAAAGATCCACCGGCCGCGGGGGATTTTCACATGGCCTTAAAACCCCTCGACAGCCCGAGACGATCCATGATCTAGACGTCCCTGAATGACTTCCTCTTCTAAGTTAAGGGCCGGGTATTTTACACCTTTTCCCTTTCACTACCATGCACTCCCGTCAGTAAACCAGACGTGCTTTTCTTGGCCCACGGGATCtaatttttttggtgggggtgcGTCTGCCAAGGCAGTGACCTCTGGACATTCATGTCGGTTcccttttttaatattttgtaacAGTGCGGCAGCCAAGGCCGTGTTATTTAGTCACCAAACGAATAACAAAAGCGTGTAGTTCATCAGGGAAACGCAGGGGAAAACGGAGCCGTCTGTTTGAGCAGGGTTAAAGCCGAGTctgttccccactcccattctgtCTTTTGCTTTAGCAGTTTCCACAAGGGGTGAGTGATTTCAGCACATTTATAAATGCTTCTGGGAACTTTCAGCGCCCGGATAACTAGAGCGCTCAGAAGATGCAGGGGAGAAGACGCTGGGAGAAGATGCAGCCAATATTTAAGGAATATTTCACTCCCCGCCAGCCAGTCATGGAGAAAATGGAATCCTTCTAGCAGGAGTGGGCATCGGTAGGCGCCCGTACCTTCCCCTGATCCACCTGTCTCCCACCACCACGACGCCCAGGTATGTAACCGGAGGTAGCACCCGCTGCGCCTTGTCCATGGCTGCTTTGAACCCCGGTTCCTGAATTAGTGCCCAAACGCTTTCCATTAGTGTTtgagtttgtgcctcagtttcccaccgcAGACCCGGTTTGTAATGTTTtcgcatttcttttaccccttcgaCAATACACCCTGCACATGTGCTGGGAAAAAGGCACTTTCCTTCCATAGGTTAATCACATTAGCCGTGGCGAGTCTTACCTAAGGTGTAACTGGTTCTTTTGTACTCACCGAGTTGCCATGTACCCTCATCCAAGTGACCGTCTGATTACACAGAGCCCCCTTAAGGCTCAGCGTGGGGCCCGGTCTTTCACTACAGCTCTTATCTGCTCTTTTGTTACCAAAACCCAACTCCAGAATCTTTCCCCATTCTCCTGGTTTTGACGGCCTGCTGCAGCCAGGAGGTATAAAGCATTAACGTACCTTGAGGGTTAAACACCAAACACCCAAGCCAAACATCACTCGCCCGGCAAAAAGCGTTTTTTGGTTTTGCAACTTGGAGTGAAAGGGTCAAACGGATTTTAGCCGTGTTATTTAAAAACCAACCCAAACCGATTCATCCTAAACCACAGAACATGAGTTTGACAAACCGGGAGTGTTGGTTTGTCGGTTCTAAACACGCCACGTCTTTACACACTATATTTACACACATGTTCTGGTTTTGTAACGGCTCTTACGTGGCTTTAATTTTTACACAGATTACATCTGTATAGATCTGGGGGCAGTGAAGTTCCCTTCTGTTCTTTTGGcgaatttgactaaattgttttAAATCAGATTGTCTCCGTGCCTGGCTTCTTTACCGACACTCCTTTGGCCCATTTTCCCGTCACAacggctgcaaagaaaccaagaattatGGGGTTTTaataacacttttcctttttaacgtTTTCACAGAGCGAGTCCTCTGCCAGCTCAGGACTCCAGGTTTCCTCCCCACGGTCTGAACTCCCCAGGCCTGGACTTACATGTTTTATTGGGCCCTCAGGGCTCCCAACTTGTTTTCCAATTATTTtatctgttgcctgcctgcttgtctgggcctgatcctgctttcctcGCCGAACTGCCCTTTCCCATAGCAGGGAGGGTGGGCTTCCCTACCAGCCCCGACCCCTCCTGGTCCCTTTCCTTAACCATTTCTTTCACAATTGGGAAATCGCTCACACAAAATCCTACCCTGCCCAAACTCCTCTGTCCGTCCGAGTCTGCTTTAACAGAGCAAGATCTGTTTCAAAGGAGCGACCTCGTGGACACAGTTTCGGCTTCGGCGTGCTGCCCTTGAAATATTTCCCACCCAGGTGCTACCACGAGTCAGGGTGACCAGCCAGCAAGtctgaaaaatcgggacaggaggtggggggtggtaggtacctgtataagaaaaagccccccgaatcgggactgtccctataaaatcgggacacccTACCCCTATTTGCCCTTCAGAGTTGGGTCTCCCAGAGAAAATCTTTGAATCTCTTTTCCCTTTATAACTCTCCCGTGCCTGTCCTCGTCTGTGCACAAAAGTCTGCACCCACTGAAAGCTCGGCCtgacagggcaggagggggaacgCTGAGCCCCCTACCTTTTGGGCTCGATCCTCTACGACCACGGGTAAATTCACCGGGGCAATTTCCCCCCGACAGGCGGGTCGGAGCGGGGAGTCTAACCCTCCCCGTTAGGGCCCGGCACCTCTGCGCCCGGGGGTGCGTATACCTGGACAGTTTGTACATCTTATGGCGTATCCGTCTACACCGACACGTTTCAGACATGCCACGTTGTTCGGTTTTATTGTCAACGGCCCAAAACACCAACATAGCATTTTACTACCCCTGGGGGCCCGGAGAGTTTCCTGGGCTGGGTTCAGACGCTCCCTAACCCCCCTGTTTCAGGCTGCCGGGGAGTCGCTCCGGGCTGGAGAACGGGGggattattccctctgggagtggcgGCCCCGGGGGTCCCGAGCGAGGGGACTCCCGGGGTTTGTCGAAGCCAGACGTGGACCTTGTAGCCAGGCAGGCGGCTGAGCTGTTCATGGGAAAGAAATCCCCCGCCCACTCCCCCAGCCCGCGTCCCTCAACCTGTTTCACGCTGGGGAAGAGGGTGGCTAGCTCCCGGAGGGCTGGGGCTAGCAACTCGTTGGGAGCCGCACCTGGGCTGGAGCGGTTGACTTGTCCCGAGCAAGGCCAGCGAGCTGCCGCAGTGAATCGGGGCCGGGAACTCAGGAGACTTCAGGGCTCAAAGGTACGACCCTGACGCCGGGGCGGAGGTGGGCCTGGGAGAGACCCCGGCCCAGCCAGGGTGCCCGCAGGGGATCCCGTGAAGCCGGGCAGGGGGAGCTGCGGGCCTCgcgggcagggcggggtggggccaAGAGGGGGGAGgaacctggggggctgggggggcagacgaacagcccaggagtggggtgcATGGGGCGCCGGGAGACAAGATGTCACAcgggaggggaggctggaggcCGGATTATTTTGCCCTCTGGCTTGGTAATAAACCGACTCGCCCCATGCCTGCCCCACAAGGAGGGGTCCTGTCAGACAAGGGAGCTGttctgggaaactgaggcaggctgccCTGTTGCACCCCAGCTGGACGCTGgcaggacaccccccccccgcagggagCTGAGTTTGGGTCCAGGGCGccagcaggagcaggctggggggggctaCGGTTCCCCCCCAAAGGACAGTCTGAGAGGCAGCCTGATGTGGGGGGCCCCCCACGCTGGGGCGTTgacagcagaggggctggggggctgagcggGTTCCCACTCTACCCACTCCGAATCCTCCCCCCACCAGGGGCACAGGACTGGGGACCCCCCCATTGAACCCCAGATCCCCCCAggacccacccccactcccccacggTGCACTGGgcctgccgcccccccccgcaggcCGGGCTCCCCCCACAATCCCAGCCCCCAATAAAGACACGAGGCGGCTGGGAAGAGGCTGCGAGGCAGGTTTAATGGGCGGGTGCCCCCGGGGGGGCCCTAGGGGGGGCAGCAGAAGAAGCGGGCGTCGTTGAGGGCCGTGTTGTCCCCCCGCTGGCCCCGGGGCTCCTCCACCCGGGTCTGGAGGCCGCAGACGGAGCCGGAGAGGCAGGGGCGGCTCCAGGgcccctcctggcccccagcGTCCCCGGCGTCCCCGGCCAGCAGCTCCCCGTTGGAGCAGGCCACACGCAGGCCGGTGGCGGCCACGTCGTCCCCGGCGTCCGACCGCGGCTGCACCCCCAGCGAGAAGGCCCGAAGGTAGCCCCGGGGGCAGTACCGGGCGCCCAGCCACCTGCCCCAGCTGAGccgggcgggggagaggaggggttagATCCGTCCGTCCGCCCGTCCCtccacccagccacccacccgtccgtccgtccgtccctcCATCTATCCACCCATCCTCCCACTCAACCATCCGTCTCTCCATCCACCCCTCCACTTACCCACCCGTCCGTCCATCTATCCCCCCACCTGTCCGCCCGTCTACCCACCTGTCCACCCATCCGTCCCCCCACCCACCTACCCACCCCTCCGTCCGTCCATCCCTCGGCCCACCTACCCACCCACgcatccatccgtccatccatccacccgCCCGTCCGTCCATCCCTCCACCCACCTACCCACCCCTCCGTCCGTCCATCCCTCCACCCACCTACCCACCCGTCTGCctacccacccatccatccatctatccaccCACCTACCCATCCGTCCATCCGTCCGTCCATCTATCCACTCACCCGCCCACTCAACCATCCGTCTCTCCatccacccctccacccctctACCCGTCCGTCCATTCATCTATCCCCCCACCTGTCCACCCATCTACCCACCCGTCCACCcgtccctccacccacccacctgtcCACCCGTCCGTCCCTCCACCCATCTATCCACCCACCTGCCCACTCAACCGTCCGTCTCTCCATCCACCCCTCCACTTACCCACCCGTCCACCCGTCCATCCACCTATCCCCCCACCTGTCAGCCCGTCTACCCGCCTGTCCACCCATCCGtccacccacccacctacccACCCCTCCGTCCGTCCATCCCTCGGCCCACCTACCCACCCATGCAtccatccgtccgtccatccacccacccatctGTCCATCCCTCCACCCACCTACCCACCCGTCTGCctacccacccatccatccatctatccacccacctacccatccatccatccacccatccacctATCAACCCACCCATCTGTCTACACgtccctcccccatccacccatctgtccatcccttcctccccccttcaCCCCCATGTCCGTCCCCAGACCCCCAtctgttcctccctccctctccagatGGGGGAttcctcgggggtgggggggctcagaaagggcCCAGCCCTTGGGGGCTGACACAAGGCGGGGTGGGCCCATGGCTGGTGGGGTACGGGGGGGGGGCTCCGTGCAGGGCTGCCGttagggacccaggcgtccggtaCTCACGCTCCCACGCTGGACTGGACGGTGGAGCCGTCGGAGCAGTGCAGACGGATCCCGTTCAGCCCCGTGTCGTCCTCCCCCGGCGCGTCGCCCTGGTACGGGTgcacctggggggtggggggcagagacggggtgaggtgggggggccCCGAGGGTCAGAGAGAGGGCACTGagaggggggatgggaggaggaaaatgggggtgggaaataagggggatggtggggggcagagggataaGGGGGctgttgggggcagaggggggcaggggatgtaAAAGGGGGCTGTataggtggggaggggggggctgctACCTTCAAGGCGAAGCCGTTGGCGTAGCTGGCTGGGGGGCACATCTCCACGGGCCCCCACGCCCCCTGCGGGGCCCCGTTGGGCGCCATGATGACCTGGTTGTAGGGCCGGGAGGCGGGCGCCTCGGCCTGGCCCCCCGGCACGGGCCCCGGGGCCAGCAGCAGACAGAGCAGGGCGCCGAGCGGCAGCTGCATGGCGGCCGTGGCCGGACTCGGGGTCTGCGGGCTGGGCGCCGAGGGGGCGTTTGTATCCCGGCTGGTCCCTGGGCCAACGCCAAGGCACACAGGGGCCTTATCTCCCCGGGGCGGGGTCACCGTGACCCAGGCCGCCctgtccccctcccgcccccccttgCACTGTGGACCCGGTGTCCCCGCTGCAGGggggtgcccctcgctcccgacccgcagccccctgcctcagtgGTTCTCGGCAAGCCCGTAGctctgggcgggggagggggtctgaTAGCAGCTGCTGTTACCGTCCtggggggcgtgggagggggggaGTTTGTGGGGAGCTTGCAGGTTGAGAGGCGGGGGGGGACCCCGCATGGCTAACGGATCTGAACAGCTGAGATCTCCGCCCGAGGGGGGCtgcggtgtggggaggggggagggggaggggtgggggggggcgaggTGAATTAGGGTGGGAGGTAcatgggcaggggggaggggggaattgccTTGGGGGAGCTGAAGGGCCGAGGGGGGCGGGAAGTCGGGGTGcacggtgtgtgtgggggggggtgacttACAGAGGGAGTGGGTGGAAGCGGCaaggccgggggggcggggggggacttGGTGTTGAGCCACACGCACaccggggttggggggcagggggggagctatgggggggaagaggggcctgCAGGGTGCCCCACAGCAACAGAgacgggcgggggggggcgagagagagagagacatttcgGCCTCCTTATCGCTGTTGATTCAGCCTTGCTCGTTTCCTGATAACGAGGTGCTCACGATAAAGCCACCAACcacttccccccccagccccccgccttccccagccagcccccgtcccgtcccccccccccgtccccgccgaGCAGGGTGCAAAGACCCGGCCAGGAGGAAACCACCGAGATGCAGCCAGGTGGCAAGTGGGGCCCCCCCACAGAccggcagctccccccccccgggggggccgGGAACGCTGGCGTGATGCCAACGGGGCTCCGGGCTCGTCCCCCCATCTCACTGGTGCAAATGGTGCCCCGGGAGCTGGACCGTCCCCGCCCCGGCCGAGGGGCGTCGGGGCCACTCCGGCCGGGGCACCCCAGGGCCCCGCGAGGCGCCCCCGTCACATGCCAGCGGGCGCGGCGCGGGCGAGGAGCTGGCCGTTCGGGCTGGCCTCGGCCCTTCTCCAGCCAGCCGTGGGGTGGGGACCCCCGAGGGGCGCTGGGCTGAGCCGCCGGAGAAGCCGCCAGAGCAGCCGggcgtggggggtgcaggggtcccCTCCAGatcagccccacagccccagccaacTGGTCTCCTCCCCTTCACCAGATCGGCCCCACGGCTCCCTCCGGATCGGCCCCACGGCCCCAGCCACCTggtctcctcccctgccccagatcagccCCAAGGTCCCCTCCGGATCGGCCCCACGGCCCCAGCCAcccagtctcttcccctcccctggatCAGCCCCAAGGTCCCCTCCGGATCGGCCCCACGGCCCCCGCCACCCggtctcctccccttccccggaTCGGCCCCAAGGTCCCCTCCGGATCGGCCCCACGGCCCCAGCCAcccagtctcttcccctcccctggatCGGCCCCAAGGTCCCCTCCAGATCGGCCCCATGGCCCCAGCCACCCggtctcctcccctgccccagatcgGCCCCACGGCTCCCTCCAGATCGGCCCCACGGCCCCAGCCACCtggtctcctcccctcccctggatcGGCCCCACAGTCCCCTCCAGATcggccccacagccccagccacccggtctcctccccttccccggaTCGGCCCCACGGCCCCCTCTGGATCGGCCCCAGCCACCCggtctcctccccttccccggaTCGGCCCCACGGCCCCCTCCAGATCGGCCCCACGGCCCCAGCCACTtggtctcctccccttccccagatcAGCCCCAAGGTCCCCTCCGGATCAGCCCCACGGCCCCAGCCACCtggtctcctcccctcccctggatcGGCCCCACAGTCCCCTCCAGATcggccccacagccccagccacccggtctcctccccttccccggaTCGGCCCCACGGCCCCCTCTGGATCGGCCCCAGCCACCCggtctcctccccttccccggaTCGGCCCCACGGCCCCCTCCAGATCGGCCCCACGGCCCCAGCCACCCggtcttctcccctgccccagatcgGCCCCACGGCCCCCTCCAGATCaggcccacagccccagccacccggtcttctcccctgccccagatcgGCCCCACGGCCCCCTCCGGATCGGCTCCACGGCCCCAGCCACCcggtctcccctcctcccccagccggACCCAGACAGCGGCGGGAGCTGTGGCCCCAGTGGGGGGGGCTACACACTCCCAGGctcggggggaggtggggaattgGGCCCCTCTGATCACACCTGGGTCTCAGCTTCAAGCGCGACGGGTGCCAGGCAGtttgaggggagaggggggagggggagtctgaGCGTACGTGGCTCTGTGTGGGTGAATCTGTTTGCACAAGTGTGTTTGCATGCGTGTAGATCTGCTCGCACGTGTGAAGCTGCTTGCACGA from Natator depressus isolate rNatDep1 chromosome 28, rNatDep2.hap1, whole genome shotgun sequence includes these protein-coding regions:
- the LOC141978848 gene encoding vitelline membrane outer layer protein 1-like, which produces MQLPLGALLCLLLAPGPVPGGQAEAPASRPYNQVIMAPNGAPQGAWGPVEMCPPASYANGFALKVHPYQGDAPGEDDTGLNGIRLHCSDGSTVQSSVGAWGRWLGARYCPRGYLRAFSLGVQPRSDAGDDVAATGLRVACSNGELLAGDAGDAGGQEGPWSRPCLSGSVCGLQTRVEEPRGQRGDNTALNDARFFCCPP